From a region of the Castanea sativa cultivar Marrone di Chiusa Pesio chromosome 10, ASM4071231v1 genome:
- the LOC142612371 gene encoding uncharacterized protein LOC142612371, with protein sequence MELQRLLFRPYHFILADNPLPETMKQEYYQSSEQAKECEEESSHVSTELTLSSCEFQNEAKKFPTRKTSFSSCCTPRKELTLFEFQTETKKLQTTETSFATITTPTELTHSCEFQTITDNLPFQTSENSFFTTKPTEELVKFLSNNDDQYPEQDVSTALKLCDESWISKKRKVAEERHWGGSRKLIKLSDDRWKIKKKLTESDLGHLSRLLVRTSLVKNHVLPFLGADCAREVESKGIQVIVWDKDTKSKHQLVFKQWRTSKSYVFIGMWHQDFVIRRELKQGDEVGLYWDSNTSMFNFCVLQRALVKQLSETFSVSLGYKKRNYVCL encoded by the coding sequence ATGGAACTGCAACGACTATTGTTCCGTCCGTACCACTTTATCTTGGCTGACAATCCATTACCAGAAACCATGAAGCAAGAGTACTACCAAAGCTCTGAGCAAGCAAAGGAATGTGAAGAAGAAAGTAGCCACGTTTCAACTGAACTAACACTTTCTTCTTGTGAGTTTCAGAATGAAGCAAAGAAGTTTCCAACaagaaaaactagtttttcttCTTGTTGTACCCCAAGAAAAGAACTAACACTTTTTGAGTTTCAGACTGAAACCAAGAAGCTTCAAACAACTGAAACTAGTTTTGCTACTATTACTACGCCCACTGAACTAACACATTCTTGTGAGTTTCAGACCATAACCGACAACCTTCCATTTCAAACAAgcgaaaatagtttttttactACTAAGCCAACTGAGGAGTTAGTCAAGTTCTTGAGCAATAACGATGATCAGTACCCAGAACAAGACGTTTCAACAGCATTGAAGCTGTGCGATGAATCTTGGATTTCCAAGAAGAGAAAGGTAGCTGAAGAGAGGCATTGGGGTGGTTCAAGGAAGCTGATCAAGCTTTCTGATGATCGTTGGAAAATCAAGAAGAAGCTCACGGAGAGTGATCTTGGGCATTTGAGCCGGCTCTTGGTGAGAACAAGTTTGGTTAAGAACCATGTTTTGCCATTCTTGGGTGCTGATTGTGCTAGAGAGGTTGAGAGTAAAGGCATCCAAGTTATAGTTTGGGACAAAGATACAAAGTCCAAGCACCAGTTGGTTTTCAAGCAGTGGAGAACATCTAAGAGTTATGTTTTCATTGGAATGTGGCACCAGGATTTTGTTATCAGGAGGGAGTTGAAGCAAGGTGATGAGGTTGGACTTTACTGGGATTCAAATACTTCCATGTTcaatttttgtgttcttcaaCGGGCTCTGGTGAAACAACTATCTGAGACTTTTTCTGTATCTCTGGGTTATAAGAAAAGGAACTATGTATGCTTGTAG